A stretch of the uncultured Desulfobacter sp. genome encodes the following:
- a CDS encoding DNA topoisomerase 3 → MKLFIAEKPSLGRAIAAGLGDAEKRNGYIECGQNVVTWCFGHLLEMDQPEAYDEKYKAWKKEDLPILPDNFSASVRKDAAAQMKIIGKLLQDAEMVVNAGDPDREGQLLVDEVLEYHDYAGFCERIWLAALDDKSVKKALASMTDNNDYTGLRDAARARSQADWLVGMNCTRAMTLKGRDAGSQGVLSLGRVQTPTLALVVNRDLAIENFKPHPYFTLHVELLHEAGTFTGTFQPLDTQKGLDDQGRLISPDEAYRIKKEVSGQAGKILEAHKEKKKKNPPLPHCLSSLQKAASSKLGMGAKQVLDVAQALYEKKLTTYPRSDCRYLPEEQFDEAGSVLSALANVPGLEQVAENTDSSIKSAAYNTKKVTAHHAIIPTGETPSNLSADEFALYRMIAQSFCLQFYAAMEFEAQKILTGINHTVWKSTGRTILNPGWTAFIKEEKSDAENSEEQTLPNVHEDDDITASDIDIKSQKTKPPARFTEGTLIEAMANVHKFIEDTEAKKTLKENEGIGTEATRAGIIETLKARQLLELQTKNIISTDLGRQLVKMAPGILTDPVTTAQWESRLSAIADGNESLSEFMTDQTTQIPELVKAIFALQLAPLPGTHLCPECGQSLRRQKSKKGSLYWACFNQDGHAKPVFLNDKNGKPDLTPKKKIELSEHKCRACGKPLVKRESKKKGKGGKKNYWWGCSGFPECKQMYFDDNGKPQFTDKKGE, encoded by the coding sequence ATGAAACTTTTCATCGCAGAAAAACCATCCCTTGGCCGGGCCATCGCCGCAGGCCTGGGGGATGCCGAAAAAAGGAACGGTTACATAGAATGCGGCCAAAATGTCGTTACCTGGTGCTTCGGCCACCTGTTGGAAATGGATCAGCCCGAAGCATACGACGAAAAGTACAAGGCCTGGAAAAAAGAAGACCTGCCCATTTTACCAGACAACTTTAGCGCCTCAGTCAGAAAAGATGCTGCAGCACAGATGAAGATCATAGGTAAGCTGCTACAGGATGCTGAAATGGTCGTCAATGCAGGGGACCCGGACAGAGAAGGGCAGCTTCTTGTTGATGAAGTGTTGGAATACCACGACTATGCCGGTTTTTGTGAACGCATCTGGCTTGCCGCCCTGGATGACAAATCAGTTAAAAAAGCCCTGGCATCCATGACGGACAACAATGATTATACCGGCTTGCGTGATGCTGCCCGGGCCAGGTCACAGGCAGACTGGCTGGTGGGTATGAACTGCACCCGGGCCATGACCCTCAAAGGACGTGATGCCGGTAGCCAGGGCGTGTTATCCCTTGGCCGGGTCCAGACCCCAACCCTGGCCCTGGTGGTCAACCGGGATCTTGCTATTGAAAACTTCAAACCTCATCCGTACTTCACCCTGCATGTTGAACTCCTTCATGAAGCAGGTACGTTCACCGGCACGTTTCAGCCGCTTGACACACAAAAAGGGTTGGATGACCAGGGCCGCTTAATCAGCCCTGATGAAGCCTATCGGATCAAAAAAGAGGTAAGCGGTCAGGCGGGGAAAATTCTTGAAGCCCACAAAGAGAAAAAGAAGAAGAATCCGCCGTTACCCCATTGTCTTTCCTCTTTACAAAAAGCTGCTTCGTCAAAACTCGGTATGGGAGCAAAACAAGTGCTTGATGTGGCCCAGGCCCTTTATGAAAAAAAGTTGACCACATACCCCCGCTCAGATTGCCGGTATCTGCCGGAAGAACAATTTGATGAAGCAGGCAGTGTGCTTTCAGCCCTGGCAAACGTTCCCGGACTTGAACAAGTTGCAGAAAATACGGATAGCTCCATCAAAAGCGCCGCATACAATACCAAAAAAGTCACTGCCCATCATGCCATTATCCCCACGGGTGAAACGCCTTCTAACCTGTCAGCTGATGAATTTGCCCTGTACCGCATGATTGCCCAAAGCTTTTGCCTTCAGTTTTATGCCGCGATGGAGTTTGAAGCTCAGAAAATTTTGACTGGCATCAATCATACTGTCTGGAAATCAACGGGCCGAACGATATTAAATCCTGGCTGGACAGCTTTCATCAAAGAAGAAAAATCAGACGCTGAAAACAGTGAAGAACAAACCTTACCTAATGTCCATGAAGATGACGACATAACCGCTTCTGACATTGATATCAAATCCCAAAAAACCAAACCACCCGCAAGGTTTACCGAAGGTACCCTCATTGAAGCCATGGCAAATGTCCATAAATTTATTGAGGACACCGAAGCCAAGAAAACCCTGAAAGAAAATGAAGGCATCGGAACAGAAGCCACCAGGGCCGGGATCATCGAAACATTAAAAGCCAGGCAGCTGCTCGAACTCCAGACAAAGAACATCATTTCAACGGATCTTGGCCGGCAACTGGTAAAAATGGCCCCAGGTATACTCACTGATCCTGTGACAACGGCACAATGGGAATCAAGGCTTTCTGCCATAGCTGACGGAAACGAAAGCCTGTCCGAATTCATGACGGACCAAACCACCCAAATCCCGGAACTTGTTAAAGCAATATTCGCCCTTCAATTAGCCCCTTTGCCGGGAACCCATCTTTGCCCGGAATGCGGCCAATCTTTACGCAGGCAAAAAAGCAAAAAAGGGTCGTTGTATTGGGCCTGCTTCAACCAGGATGGGCATGCCAAGCCTGTGTTCCTCAACGATAAAAACGGCAAGCCGGACTTAACGCCAAAGAAAAAAATAGAATTATCAGAACATAAATGCCGGGCCTGCGGCAAACCACTTGTGAAACGGGAATCAAAGAAAAAAGGAAAAGGAGGCAAGAAAAATTACTGGTGGGGATGCTCCGGCTTCCCCGAATGCAAACAAATGTATTTTGACGATAACGGCAAGCCTCAGTTCACAGATAAAAAAGGAGAATAA
- a CDS encoding TrbI/VirB10 family protein, whose amino-acid sequence MSAPRGLQRPGVVTTVLSKKPILVLFLFIAIIVLLLLFSIFDEGKRNNRNGDQDQETLLIEPQQSSVSTDEEGLNLPKAPKQRKGLASESDMNTQGKKEDQKALEPIEVVRANPPPHDPVKAALDKQRQKQLVTVLQYRFEKQRQALESNPVVYKNNASMIVRTSSGVSDQTSRQSGTSARLSALNSELANAKARLGLGGAGSQSTASVTTTTGLSISAQTEINDDSMWDNGYSMDQDTNALSIKTGAIIPVVLITGIDSTLPGYISGQVSQNVWDTATGYNLLIPQGTKVFGQYQNNIMMGQERVFVVWQRLIFPDGRTMTLKDMPGGDQLGYTGLKDKVNNHYFRIYGHALLMSLVTGGTAYAMNTLNGDNSDETTTLNESMGTALADQMGQTTMGLLEKHMNMSPTLTIRPGYRLNIIAVKDLEFSEPYEGKL is encoded by the coding sequence ATGAGTGCACCACGGGGGCTGCAAAGGCCGGGCGTGGTGACAACTGTGCTGAGCAAAAAGCCTATCTTGGTGCTGTTTCTGTTCATTGCCATCATTGTATTATTGCTGCTTTTTTCAATCTTTGATGAGGGCAAAAGAAATAATAGAAACGGGGATCAGGATCAGGAAACCCTGTTGATAGAACCCCAGCAGTCATCTGTATCCACAGATGAAGAGGGGCTTAATCTGCCCAAAGCCCCTAAGCAACGCAAAGGCCTTGCGTCTGAAAGCGATATGAACACCCAGGGGAAAAAGGAGGATCAAAAGGCCCTTGAACCAATTGAGGTTGTACGCGCGAATCCCCCTCCCCATGACCCTGTAAAAGCCGCTCTGGACAAGCAGCGACAGAAACAGCTTGTCACGGTTCTACAATACCGGTTCGAAAAGCAACGCCAGGCTTTGGAGTCCAATCCGGTTGTTTACAAAAACAACGCTTCAATGATCGTTCGTACCTCTTCCGGCGTTTCTGACCAAACCAGCCGACAATCGGGAACTTCAGCAAGACTGTCTGCCTTAAACAGTGAACTTGCGAACGCCAAAGCAAGGCTTGGCCTTGGGGGTGCCGGTTCACAATCCACAGCATCCGTAACAACGACAACCGGTTTATCCATATCTGCTCAAACCGAAATCAATGACGATTCAATGTGGGATAACGGATATTCCATGGATCAAGACACCAATGCGTTATCCATTAAAACCGGGGCCATTATACCTGTGGTACTTATCACCGGGATTGATTCCACTTTGCCCGGCTATATCAGCGGCCAGGTCAGTCAAAATGTCTGGGATACTGCAACCGGTTATAACCTGCTCATCCCCCAAGGCACCAAAGTCTTTGGTCAATATCAGAACAATATAATGATGGGCCAGGAACGGGTATTCGTCGTCTGGCAGCGGTTAATATTCCCTGATGGCCGGACAATGACCTTGAAGGATATGCCTGGCGGGGACCAGCTCGGCTACACCGGTCTCAAAGACAAGGTCAATAATCACTATTTCAGGATTTACGGCCATGCCCTGCTGATGAGCCTTGTCACCGGCGGCACCGCTTACGCCATGAACACACTGAACGGCGATAACAGCGACGAAACAACAACGCTCAATGAATCCATGGGAACGGCCCTGGCAGATCAGATGGGACAGACAACCATGGGATTGCTTGAAAAACATATGAATATGTCCCCCACCTTAACCATCCGGCCCGGTTATCGCCTGAACATCATAGCGGTTAAAGATTTGGAGTTCAGCGAACCGTATGAAGGCAAATTATGA
- a CDS encoding conjugal transfer protein TrbH produces MKTLTRLILLFFLALTCFSCTHISPKSSWVLTGSKPPLLICDEIISRLILQYPPAKTTITLLKSGNKTFDELIEKQARRAGYTISQTQNAVKISYVIDVLSQNPGTGYVHLKSSDGFSFSRMFRMPGYNLADNYTQREVKK; encoded by the coding sequence ATGAAAACGCTTACCAGACTGATCCTTCTTTTTTTTCTGGCGTTAACCTGTTTTTCCTGCACCCACATTTCGCCTAAAAGCTCATGGGTGTTGACTGGTTCTAAGCCACCGTTACTGATTTGTGATGAAATCATCAGCCGCCTGATCCTGCAATATCCACCGGCAAAAACCACGATAACGCTTCTTAAAAGCGGCAATAAAACCTTTGACGAACTGATTGAAAAACAGGCCAGACGAGCCGGTTATACAATCAGTCAGACCCAGAACGCTGTTAAGATCAGCTATGTCATTGACGTGTTATCGCAAAATCCCGGTACCGGATACGTCCACCTTAAAAGCAGTGACGGATTCAGTTTCAGCCGGATGTTCCGCATGCCCGGATATAACCTGGCAGACAATTATACCCAACGCGAGGTTAAAAAATGA
- the trbG gene encoding P-type conjugative transfer protein TrbG: MKKFIIIAIAVFFAGLATCRAADFVSPVSARLDSKERKPLSLQSRWQQNTLDPITTRNGMNCFVYGHSNPTIIVTPYKVADLELQPGEVINSMVLGDNARWYAEIVFSGSGDISTSHVVFKALDSGLTTTAVITTDRRVYHINLKSDRRKHMLYTGFIYPQDHIAITKAAREKEIKEKEKRTTPDGFDIANLNFEYEISGNAGWRPLQVFDNGVKTYIKLPKLQEMPMFMVKTAAGKGLVNCRVKNNCFIVDRIFDQGYLILGVGKDKEELTLTRLEAKK; the protein is encoded by the coding sequence ATGAAAAAATTTATAATAATCGCAATAGCAGTATTCTTTGCCGGTTTGGCAACATGCCGGGCTGCGGATTTCGTAAGCCCTGTATCAGCCAGATTGGACAGCAAAGAAAGAAAGCCTTTATCCCTGCAGTCAAGATGGCAACAAAACACCCTGGACCCCATCACCACCCGGAACGGTATGAACTGTTTTGTTTATGGCCATTCAAATCCAACTATTATTGTTACCCCGTATAAAGTGGCTGATCTGGAACTGCAGCCCGGAGAAGTAATCAATTCCATGGTCCTGGGCGATAACGCGCGATGGTACGCAGAAATCGTTTTTTCCGGCAGCGGCGATATCAGCACCAGTCACGTTGTTTTCAAAGCCCTGGACTCCGGGCTCACTACCACCGCCGTTATCACCACTGACCGGCGGGTTTATCATATCAATCTCAAGTCAGACCGACGTAAACACATGCTGTATACAGGCTTCATCTATCCCCAGGACCATATCGCAATCACCAAAGCGGCCCGGGAAAAGGAAATCAAAGAAAAAGAGAAAAGGACGACCCCAGATGGCTTTGATATTGCCAATCTGAACTTTGAGTATGAAATATCCGGAAACGCAGGCTGGAGACCGCTGCAGGTCTTTGACAACGGCGTTAAAACGTATATCAAACTGCCCAAACTGCAGGAAATGCCCATGTTCATGGTTAAAACAGCGGCGGGTAAAGGGCTTGTAAACTGCCGGGTGAAAAACAACTGTTTTATTGTGGACCGGATTTTTGACCAGGGCTATTTAATCTTGGGTGTGGGCAAGGATAAGGAAGAATTAACCCTGACCCGGCTGGAGGCGAAAAAATGA
- a CDS encoding type IV secretion system protein yields the protein MSKEIQNHYLAGRQAWAEVYGSFIQERNLWRWFALLASIVAILLSTANIIQLRQQKVVPYMVEVDRAGRISGGHMAKKLETSQEMIQYSLGQFITAWRTVTADIALQEKYIKQSSFMSIGAAKRILAKWYADNNPYISSEEKLVEVRIMALPLYVSGETWLVEWTEIERTHKGVERSRNSFQANLIIKRKLPETQQEIINNASGIYVSEISHSKKIQ from the coding sequence ATGTCAAAAGAAATTCAAAACCATTATCTCGCCGGACGGCAGGCATGGGCTGAAGTGTATGGATCTTTTATCCAGGAAAGAAACCTTTGGCGGTGGTTTGCCTTGCTTGCTTCGATTGTCGCGATTCTGCTTTCCACGGCAAATATCATACAGCTAAGACAACAAAAAGTGGTCCCGTACATGGTTGAGGTTGACCGGGCAGGACGGATCAGTGGCGGACATATGGCCAAAAAGCTTGAGACCAGCCAGGAGATGATTCAATACAGCTTGGGCCAGTTTATCACGGCCTGGCGGACCGTCACGGCTGATATCGCCCTGCAGGAAAAATACATCAAGCAATCCAGTTTCATGTCAATTGGTGCTGCAAAAAGAATCCTGGCTAAATGGTATGCAGACAATAATCCATACATTTCCAGCGAAGAAAAATTGGTGGAAGTGCGGATCATGGCTTTGCCCCTGTATGTCAGCGGAGAAACATGGCTGGTGGAATGGACAGAAATAGAGCGCACACATAAAGGCGTTGAGCGCTCCCGGAATTCTTTTCAAGCCAATCTTATCATCAAGCGCAAGCTTCCAGAAACACAACAAGAAATCATCAACAATGCCAGCGGCATATATGTGTCGGAAATCAGCCATAGCAAAAAGATACAATAG
- the trbL gene encoding P-type conjugative transfer protein TrbL, translating into MEMVKMIIFLDMKKTPMNLFSYLLFISILLLFFNGNAAASTVDQSIIQRIILKYHDVGTTWGENLKSHAFWLLKVMLVIQLTWMALKLGLKQSTLQDVIEDLVKATFFGSVFFCLIVYGQDWAEKLITGMIGLSVEVAGGSESAAMVFVQSLTIADNMSAPISLFGALKAPLIGLCIIATLLCSALIYGMYLLILCEAWIVLNLGILLFGFGGLTTTRGFATSFLKYSLGVGLKLFTIKCLIYILAAFLADMVSYSFSDITEVLVITASFIILAFLVKTLPDAMSRMVTLHSGSSAGAMTGAMAAGAGMAAGAASMGVGAAAGAAGGGGMAGAFSGARSGALEAIAKAVKPKEEK; encoded by the coding sequence ATGGAGATGGTCAAAATGATCATTTTTTTAGACATGAAAAAAACTCCTATGAACCTTTTTTCTTATTTGTTGTTCATATCAATATTATTGCTATTTTTCAATGGGAATGCAGCCGCTTCGACCGTCGATCAAAGCATAATCCAACGAATAATATTGAAATATCACGACGTCGGCACTACTTGGGGCGAAAATCTAAAAAGCCATGCTTTTTGGTTATTAAAGGTCATGCTTGTGATCCAATTAACCTGGATGGCTTTAAAACTAGGCCTTAAGCAATCTACTTTACAGGATGTCATAGAAGATCTTGTAAAAGCAACTTTTTTTGGATCTGTTTTTTTCTGTCTAATAGTTTATGGCCAAGATTGGGCGGAGAAACTGATTACAGGAATGATTGGTTTAAGCGTTGAGGTTGCTGGTGGTAGTGAAAGTGCGGCTATGGTCTTTGTCCAAAGCCTTACAATTGCAGATAATATGTCAGCTCCAATATCTTTGTTCGGAGCATTGAAAGCCCCGTTAATTGGACTTTGTATTATTGCCACTCTTCTTTGTTCCGCTTTAATTTACGGTATGTATCTCCTAATCCTTTGTGAGGCTTGGATTGTTCTCAATTTAGGAATTTTGCTCTTCGGTTTTGGCGGACTTACAACAACTCGTGGGTTTGCCACCAGCTTCTTGAAATATTCTCTTGGCGTTGGACTTAAGCTATTCACGATTAAATGTCTTATCTATATTTTGGCAGCCTTCCTTGCTGACATGGTTAGTTATTCTTTTAGCGATATTACCGAAGTTTTGGTTATAACCGCTTCATTCATAATTCTTGCATTCCTGGTCAAAACTTTACCTGACGCTATGTCTCGAATGGTCACCTTGCACAGTGGGAGTAGTGCCGGAGCCATGACCGGAGCTATGGCGGCAGGTGCAGGTATGGCGGCAGGTGCGGCCTCCATGGGTGTCGGTGCCGCCGCCGGTGCTGCCGGTGGCGGCGGTATGGCTGGTGCATTCAGTGGAGCAAGGAGCGGCGCCTTGGAGGCCATCGCAAAAGCCGTAAAACCTAAAGAGGAGAAATAA
- the trbJ gene encoding P-type conjugative transfer protein TrbJ: MKNKIKTTIALLSVITFVNVSMAGIPVTCLNCSNLFTQALEYIKDIEQLAEEIKQYEQLVKQTENAITNTMNLPSNLASNLQSQMRVAVANVNRLNSYKADMDALYTIFTDTWPELEDIKVDGVLMKDRIATKQNQFKKAAEKVDNILQSNFRLSGQQLQDLQDSGDFDSYLDDLLSTKEGRQQAIEAGNQINALTVHEMRQTRALLANYVQAQAAESAQKQNEEKQLEAEEEREQSTGVDMKADILPELFR; this comes from the coding sequence ATGAAAAACAAAATTAAAACCACAATCGCTTTATTGTCCGTTATTACCTTTGTCAATGTCTCTATGGCCGGCATTCCTGTTACCTGTCTCAATTGCTCCAATTTATTCACACAAGCCCTGGAATATATCAAAGACATCGAACAGTTAGCAGAAGAAATTAAACAATACGAACAACTTGTTAAGCAGACAGAAAATGCCATCACCAACACCATGAACCTGCCTAGCAACCTTGCTTCCAACCTTCAATCTCAAATGAGGGTAGCGGTTGCCAATGTGAACCGTTTGAACTCTTACAAGGCCGATATGGATGCTCTCTATACTATTTTTACGGATACCTGGCCTGAGCTTGAAGATATTAAGGTTGATGGGGTGTTGATGAAAGATCGGATAGCGACAAAGCAAAACCAGTTTAAGAAGGCTGCAGAAAAAGTGGACAATATTTTGCAGTCAAATTTTCGACTCTCCGGCCAGCAATTACAAGACCTGCAGGATTCAGGTGATTTTGACAGTTATTTAGATGACCTTCTATCAACCAAAGAAGGCAGACAGCAGGCGATTGAGGCCGGCAACCAGATCAACGCCCTCACCGTCCATGAAATGAGACAAACAAGAGCGTTGCTGGCTAATTATGTGCAGGCTCAAGCAGCCGAATCCGCCCAAAAACAAAACGAAGAAAAACAGCTTGAAGCGGAAGAAGAGCGGGAACAGTCAACAGGTGTGGATATGAAGGCAGATATTTTACCTGAATTGTTCCGGTAA
- a CDS encoding ISAs1 family transposase, translated as MGKNNINKYFETIEDHRHHNKLHKLIDVIIIAICGVVAGADTYEQIENFGKKRKRWLSKFLELPYGIPSHDTFDRIFERMNPQEFQNSFKNWIASVAKQTKGQVVAIDGKTLRRSHNRSEDKKAIHMISAWATANQVVLGQLKTEEKSNEITAIPYLLKLLDLSGCIVTIDAMGTQKKIAETIIDSNCDYILALKENHKTLYENTVRFFDHMNNMKEEGYCFDEYETVDGGHGRIETRRNVITRDIDWLDDKENWPGLKSLGMVESTRNVNGEVSCDRRYYISSLDCTAQVFGTSVRSHWGIENSLHWVLDIAFREDESRIRKGFGPENFAAIRHIALNLLKENKSFKGSIKSKRLNAAMDTQYLEDVMFA; from the coding sequence ATGGGTAAAAACAACATAAATAAATACTTTGAGACGATTGAAGATCATAGGCACCACAACAAGCTCCATAAATTAATTGATGTGATTATTATTGCAATATGTGGCGTTGTCGCAGGGGCCGATACCTACGAACAAATTGAAAATTTTGGAAAAAAGCGAAAGAGATGGCTTTCAAAATTCCTGGAATTGCCATATGGGATCCCATCACATGATACCTTTGACCGAATTTTTGAAAGGATGAACCCACAAGAATTTCAAAATAGTTTCAAAAACTGGATTGCCTCTGTAGCCAAACAAACCAAAGGCCAGGTTGTGGCGATAGACGGAAAAACCCTGAGACGCTCTCATAACAGATCTGAGGATAAAAAAGCCATCCATATGATTAGTGCCTGGGCAACTGCAAATCAGGTAGTTCTCGGGCAACTAAAAACGGAAGAAAAATCCAATGAAATAACCGCCATTCCCTATCTTTTAAAGTTGCTTGATCTATCCGGTTGCATAGTCACCATTGATGCCATGGGGACACAGAAAAAAATTGCGGAAACCATAATTGACAGTAATTGTGACTACATTCTGGCATTAAAAGAAAACCACAAGACCCTTTATGAAAATACAGTCCGTTTTTTTGACCACATGAACAATATGAAAGAAGAGGGATACTGTTTCGATGAATATGAAACAGTAGATGGTGGGCATGGACGCATTGAGACCCGTAGGAATGTCATAACCCGTGATATTGATTGGCTTGATGACAAAGAAAATTGGCCTGGTTTAAAATCTTTGGGGATGGTTGAAAGCACCCGGAATGTTAACGGGGAAGTAAGTTGTGACAGGCGTTATTATATATCCAGTCTTGATTGTACTGCGCAGGTATTTGGAACTTCTGTCAGAAGTCATTGGGGAATTGAGAATTCACTTCACTGGGTATTGGATATCGCTTTCCGGGAAGATGAGAGCAGGATACGGAAAGGATTCGGGCCGGAGAACTTTGCGGCAATTCGGCATATTGCCTTAAATCTGCTTAAAGAAAATAAAAGTTTTAAAGGGAGCATCAAGTCAAAAAGATTGAATGCGGCAATGGATACACAGTATTTGGAGGACGTGATGTTTGCATGA
- a CDS encoding VirB3 family type IV secretion system protein yields MRRIAIHRSLHRADLIMGIERDLLFPIGIAAGVLIVSSGNRPWQILIGLIILSVGFTLARKANKKEPILSKVFRQHIRHKKFYPAKDSPQLPHKSTHYDAMSRKEKGLQSLLQYAVMADNGVILCKNGSFLVGYEITTRDTDSSTDTELENFSTSISASLKNLGDGFTLHFDCIRSPEDYYPDKNENHFPDKITRAIDDERRIYFKKGKHFRTTHYLFITWKPDISAQKMDSFLYTEEKDEHQRKKGDDPGVKALKTFQNNLVEIEDRLSLSFRLQKLKDIFSQNGIYSELLEIINFIVQG; encoded by the coding sequence ATGAGACGGATCGCAATACATCGGTCTCTGCATCGTGCAGACCTGATCATGGGCATAGAACGGGATTTGCTTTTTCCCATAGGTATTGCCGCCGGCGTACTGATTGTATCCAGCGGCAACCGCCCATGGCAGATACTGATCGGTCTGATAATTCTGTCGGTCGGATTTACCCTGGCCAGGAAAGCAAATAAAAAAGAGCCGATCCTTTCAAAGGTCTTCCGTCAGCATATAAGGCACAAGAAATTCTATCCGGCCAAAGACAGCCCACAGTTACCCCATAAATCTACCCATTACGATGCCATGAGCAGAAAAGAGAAGGGCCTGCAAAGCCTTTTGCAGTATGCCGTGATGGCGGATAACGGGGTTATCCTTTGTAAAAACGGTTCGTTCCTGGTGGGTTATGAAATAACAACCCGGGACACGGACAGTTCAACCGATACGGAATTAGAAAATTTTTCGACTTCTATATCCGCATCATTAAAAAATTTAGGCGATGGGTTCACCCTGCATTTTGACTGTATCCGGAGCCCGGAAGATTATTATCCTGATAAAAATGAAAATCATTTCCCTGACAAAATCACCAGGGCCATTGATGATGAACGGCGGATCTATTTTAAGAAAGGAAAGCATTTTCGTACTACCCATTATCTTTTTATAACTTGGAAGCCGGATATATCCGCGCAGAAAATGGATTCCTTTTTATATACAGAAGAAAAGGATGAACACCAGAGAAAAAAAGGTGATGATCCCGGTGTTAAGGCATTAAAAACCTTTCAAAATAATCTGGTTGAAATCGAGGATAGGCTCTCGTTATCTTTTCGGCTTCAAAAACTCAAGGATATATTCTCCCAAAATGGCATATATTCAGAACTTTTGGAAATTATCAACTTTATTGTCCAGGGCTAA
- a CDS encoding TrbC/VirB2 family protein: MKKYLPLLIPTFLFFGVITFVDSVFASTISEFETPAETLMETLRGPWAKSVAILMILAAAFVMWFKKDDLDGMTKGFLVVVCIISVLALAEPIIDTLFTFGTGALI; this comes from the coding sequence ATGAAAAAGTATTTACCGTTACTTATACCAACCTTTCTTTTTTTTGGCGTTATTACATTTGTTGATTCTGTTTTCGCATCAACTATTTCAGAATTTGAAACACCTGCAGAAACCTTGATGGAAACCTTACGCGGGCCGTGGGCCAAGTCCGTTGCAATACTGATGATTTTAGCTGCTGCGTTTGTGATGTGGTTCAAGAAAGACGATTTGGACGGCATGACAAAGGGGTTCCTGGTGGTGGTCTGTATCATCTCAGTATTGGCCCTGGCGGAACCGATCATTGATACGCTGTTCACATTCGGCACCGGAGCATTAATCTAA
- a CDS encoding conjugal transfer protein TraL, which yields MASINMILQGKGGVGKSFTASLLSQYLVDRDQLLACLDADPVNATLTAYEALKATKIEIMEGDSINSRLFDTMIEKLIQLPDEAFAVVDSGASTFVPLAAYMSENNVADFLKDSGHHLTLHTLITGGQAEGDTIQGLASLMDGFPDTPITIWVNPFFGQIDFENHKLAKANRDQGGTTIVLPTYKKETFGYDLELMLKSRLTFAQAVNSGKFNVMAKQRLKIARDEIWNILDESGLIIDAQEQQE from the coding sequence ATGGCATCAATAAATATGATCCTGCAGGGCAAGGGCGGTGTTGGCAAAAGTTTTACAGCCAGTCTTTTAAGTCAATATCTGGTTGACAGAGACCAGTTGCTGGCATGCCTGGACGCTGATCCGGTTAACGCAACCCTGACAGCCTACGAAGCATTAAAGGCGACCAAGATAGAAATCATGGAGGGGGATTCCATTAACAGCCGGTTGTTTGACACGATGATAGAAAAATTAATCCAGTTACCGGATGAGGCATTTGCTGTTGTTGACAGCGGCGCCAGTACATTTGTTCCCCTGGCTGCTTACATGTCGGAAAATAATGTTGCCGATTTTCTGAAAGACAGTGGTCATCACCTTACGTTGCATACCTTGATCACCGGCGGCCAGGCCGAGGGAGATACCATCCAGGGACTTGCATCGTTGATGGACGGTTTTCCGGATACCCCCATAACAATATGGGTAAATCCTTTCTTCGGGCAAATTGATTTTGAAAACCACAAACTGGCAAAGGCCAACCGGGACCAGGGTGGCACCACCATTGTTTTGCCCACGTATAAAAAAGAAACCTTTGGCTATGATCTGGAGCTGATGCTCAAGTCCCGGCTGACATTTGCCCAGGCAGTCAATTCAGGCAAATTCAACGTCATGGCTAAACAGCGGCTTAAAATAGCCAGGGATGAAATCTGGAACATCCTGGATGAATCCGGCCTGATCATTGATGCCCAGGAACAGCAGGAATGA